The Rhodocytophaga rosea genome has a segment encoding these proteins:
- a CDS encoding RagB/SusD family nutrient uptake outer membrane protein produces MKMKIYSMVLLVLLLASHACNNKLDIEPTSSIDAGKGTQDVELVLLGAYAIMGSGVSQGFTDDIDGLYGANLIVIPDLLAADNYLTWTGSFTQYRNIVERNMVNTNNAAAETWRRAYACVNSANLVLANLSKADGDERTQFEAEARFIRGIIFFELVRLYAQQWVPGAANNQPGIPLPLQPTVTISGDVSIPRSTVAQVYTQVLEDLNFAKENLPEENGFRASTFTASGFLARVFLQRSEFSQALEEADRVITEGPYELAGSVEEIYNTGASPSTESIFETQQTDQNNAGQNNGALYGFYGCGGSPAGNGRGDINPDSTFYNQYEELDERRTELFYEGSCTKSGKLTTGKWKDPYSNYLVMRLTEMYLIRAECNFRLGTTTGGTPLEDVNLIRTRANATPLPTISLASILQERKLELAFEGFGIHDIRRTQGTIGSVAWNNPKLVLPIPLRELNVNTALEQNTGY; encoded by the coding sequence ATGAAGATGAAAATATATAGTATGGTATTGCTGGTACTTTTACTGGCTTCCCATGCGTGTAATAACAAATTAGATATAGAACCTACCTCTTCCATAGATGCAGGCAAAGGAACTCAAGATGTAGAACTGGTTTTACTGGGTGCCTATGCAATCATGGGCAGTGGTGTTTCACAGGGTTTTACCGATGATATAGACGGCTTATATGGTGCGAACCTGATTGTGATTCCCGATCTGCTGGCAGCCGACAATTACCTCACCTGGACAGGCAGTTTCACCCAGTACCGCAATATTGTAGAACGCAATATGGTAAACACCAATAATGCGGCGGCAGAAACCTGGCGCAGGGCCTATGCGTGTGTAAATAGTGCTAATCTGGTTCTAGCCAATCTCAGCAAAGCCGACGGTGATGAACGTACACAATTTGAAGCCGAAGCCAGATTTATACGGGGCATTATTTTCTTCGAACTGGTTAGGTTATATGCCCAGCAGTGGGTTCCAGGGGCAGCTAATAATCAGCCTGGCATTCCCTTGCCCTTACAGCCCACTGTTACCATTTCCGGAGATGTAAGTATTCCCCGTTCTACGGTAGCGCAAGTATATACCCAGGTACTGGAAGACTTAAATTTTGCCAAAGAGAACCTACCGGAAGAAAACGGATTCCGGGCCAGTACCTTTACCGCCAGTGGATTTTTAGCCAGGGTATTTTTACAACGAAGCGAATTTTCGCAGGCATTGGAGGAAGCCGACCGAGTAATTACAGAAGGACCTTATGAACTGGCAGGTTCGGTGGAAGAAATTTATAATACAGGTGCTTCCCCATCTACAGAATCAATATTCGAAACCCAGCAAACCGACCAGAACAATGCCGGTCAGAACAATGGGGCTTTGTATGGATTCTATGGTTGTGGCGGTTCTCCAGCCGGCAACGGACGGGGTGATATCAACCCGGATTCTACCTTTTATAACCAGTACGAAGAACTGGATGAACGCAGAACGGAACTGTTTTATGAAGGAAGCTGCACCAAATCCGGCAAACTTACTACCGGAAAATGGAAAGATCCCTACAGCAACTACCTGGTGATGCGCCTGACAGAAATGTACCTGATCCGGGCGGAATGTAATTTCCGGCTGGGTACTACTACCGGAGGTACACCGCTTGAAGATGTCAACCTGATCCGCACCAGGGCAAATGCCACCCCGCTACCAACGATTTCTTTGGCATCTATTTTACAGGAGAGAAAGCTGGAACTGGCTTTTGAAGGGTTTGGCATACATGATATACGCCGCACACAAGGCACGATTGGAAGTGTTGCCTGGAACAATCCGAAACTGGTGCTGCCTATTCCTTTACGTGAGTTAAATGTAAATACGGCCCTTGAGCAAAATACCGGATATTAA
- a CDS encoding SusC/RagA family TonB-linked outer membrane protein, which produces MKRILLNYVVLLFALGISQSLYAQNRTVSGKVTSADDGTSLPGVNVAVKGTTIGTATDAEGNFAVSVPDNATLVFSFIGLTTQEIAVDNRSVLNVQMEADVQSLSEVVVIGYGSQQKRDLTGNIASVSGADIANVPVPSLEQAIQGRAAGVFIQSNNGKLGQGMQVRVRGSSSVTASNQPLYVIDGIPITSESQSSSDSQTNPLADLNFNDVESIEILKDASAAAIYGSRASNGVVLITTKKGKSGKTNFSLGYFTGFSDPTGKKEWLNSREYVELFNEARANSEALGIDPPTQASLDARFTRYSAGNAAGWQTPTINTDWQDQAFQRGKVNQVDLSASGGTDKTRFYISGSYSDQDGILIRNNFKRMSGRINLDHRATDKLMLGANFSLSRTVNTRLSNDNAFSTPMQVVALPPITPVIDPRTGQLSGNYTLYYNPLLNRDYSSNMTYVLRNISNVYASYDFLPGLTFRSEFGVDVLTQNEEQYYGKETVRNSSAPNGLGFNSWTQIFNYNTNNFFRYVNTFADAHDVEAILGMSYQESKRDLTSAEGQQFASNAYKQITSAADITSGNSEETMFSFLSYFSRVNYQLNKRYLLSVSGRIDGSSRFGESNRYGFFPAASVGWVISEESFLADNNLLSFLKLRASYGITGNAEIGNFAPRGLFAGDAGYAGTPGQRPSQIENPDLKWEQTAQTDIGIDFGFFKGRISGEVDYYVKKTKDLLLDVNVPATSGFTTQLRNVGKLENKGIEVVINTQNLTGAFTWNTSFNFSRNRNKLTDLQGQIIEGGYVNRAVEGQPIGVFFAPEYAGVDVENGDALYYVNTARPDGSRDRTTTNDVNEAQRVIIGNPNPDFTAGITNTFSYKGIDLTFLFQGVYGNDVYNAGGKFQSANGDFFDNQTKDQLNRWQKPGDVTSVPQARLYGANGTAESSRYLSDASYTRLKTITLGYSLPNVLVNKLKLQRVRIYATGQNLLTFTDYNGWDPEVNADFIASGSNIGLGTDFYSAPQPRTITFGINLGF; this is translated from the coding sequence ATGAAGAGGATTCTACTGAATTATGTTGTTTTGTTATTCGCATTAGGGATCTCACAAAGTCTCTATGCGCAAAACAGAACAGTGTCTGGAAAAGTAACGTCGGCCGACGATGGCACAAGCCTGCCGGGAGTAAACGTCGCTGTAAAAGGCACAACCATCGGAACAGCTACCGATGCAGAAGGAAATTTTGCCGTGAGTGTGCCAGACAATGCCACTCTGGTGTTTAGCTTTATTGGACTTACCACCCAGGAAATTGCTGTAGACAACCGCAGCGTACTAAATGTGCAAATGGAAGCTGATGTACAATCTCTGTCTGAAGTAGTTGTAATTGGTTACGGTTCTCAGCAGAAAAGAGACCTGACCGGAAACATTGCCAGTGTATCAGGCGCAGATATTGCCAATGTACCGGTTCCCAGCCTGGAGCAGGCTATTCAGGGAAGAGCCGCCGGGGTTTTTATCCAGTCTAACAATGGAAAGTTAGGGCAGGGCATGCAGGTACGGGTTCGGGGATCATCCTCGGTTACGGCCAGCAACCAGCCCCTGTATGTGATTGATGGTATTCCAATTACCTCCGAAAGCCAGTCTTCCAGCGATTCACAAACCAATCCACTGGCCGACCTGAATTTTAATGATGTAGAATCTATCGAAATCCTCAAAGATGCTTCTGCCGCCGCCATTTATGGTTCCAGAGCTTCTAATGGGGTTGTATTAATTACTACTAAAAAAGGCAAATCCGGCAAAACTAACTTTAGCCTGGGCTATTTTACGGGTTTCAGCGATCCTACCGGAAAAAAAGAATGGCTCAATAGCCGCGAATATGTAGAATTATTTAATGAAGCCAGGGCAAACTCAGAAGCACTTGGCATAGATCCCCCTACACAAGCCAGCCTAGATGCCCGGTTTACCCGCTATTCCGCAGGTAATGCTGCCGGATGGCAAACACCCACTATTAATACTGATTGGCAGGATCAGGCCTTCCAGCGTGGTAAAGTAAACCAGGTAGACCTGAGCGCCAGTGGTGGTACCGATAAAACCCGCTTCTATATTTCTGGTTCGTACAGTGACCAGGATGGTATTCTGATCAGGAATAACTTTAAACGCATGAGCGGCCGGATTAACCTCGACCACCGGGCTACTGATAAACTGATGCTGGGTGCTAACTTCAGCTTGTCCCGAACGGTAAATACACGGCTATCCAACGATAATGCCTTCTCAACTCCTATGCAGGTGGTGGCCTTGCCGCCTATCACCCCTGTGATTGATCCCCGTACCGGACAACTCAGCGGCAACTATACTTTATATTATAATCCATTGCTTAACCGGGATTATTCTTCCAACATGACTTATGTATTGCGTAATATCAGCAATGTATACGCCAGTTATGATTTTCTGCCCGGCCTCACGTTCCGGAGCGAATTTGGAGTAGATGTGCTGACACAAAATGAAGAACAGTACTATGGAAAAGAAACTGTCCGCAATAGTAGTGCTCCCAATGGATTGGGCTTTAACAGCTGGACACAGATATTCAATTACAATACCAATAATTTCTTCCGCTATGTCAATACATTTGCCGATGCCCATGATGTAGAAGCAATATTGGGTATGAGCTACCAGGAATCGAAACGAGACCTGACCTCTGCCGAAGGACAGCAATTCGCTTCCAATGCATATAAACAAATTACGTCAGCCGCTGATATCACATCCGGAAATTCGGAAGAAACCATGTTCAGCTTTCTTTCTTATTTCAGCCGGGTCAATTATCAGCTCAACAAACGTTACCTGCTTTCTGTAAGTGGCCGTATAGATGGTTCTTCCAGATTCGGCGAAAGCAACCGGTATGGTTTTTTCCCGGCTGCCTCCGTGGGCTGGGTAATTTCAGAGGAATCTTTCCTGGCTGATAATAATTTACTAAGCTTTTTAAAACTGCGTGCCAGCTACGGGATAACAGGAAACGCCGAAATCGGAAATTTTGCCCCACGTGGATTGTTTGCAGGTGATGCCGGTTATGCAGGCACCCCAGGACAGCGTCCTTCGCAGATCGAAAACCCGGACCTGAAATGGGAACAGACTGCACAAACAGACATTGGTATTGATTTCGGTTTCTTCAAAGGCCGTATCTCTGGCGAAGTGGATTATTATGTAAAGAAAACCAAAGATTTGTTGCTGGATGTGAATGTGCCGGCTACTTCCGGCTTTACCACACAGCTTCGTAACGTAGGTAAACTGGAAAATAAGGGAATAGAAGTAGTAATCAATACCCAGAACCTGACTGGTGCTTTTACATGGAATACCAGTTTTAATTTTTCCCGCAATCGCAACAAACTTACCGACTTACAGGGACAAATCATTGAAGGGGGATATGTAAACCGTGCCGTGGAAGGACAGCCTATCGGTGTGTTTTTTGCACCTGAATATGCCGGCGTAGATGTAGAAAATGGAGATGCTCTGTACTATGTCAATACCGCACGTCCGGATGGCAGCCGCGACCGTACAACGACGAATGATGTAAATGAGGCCCAACGGGTAATTATCGGAAATCCTAACCCGGACTTTACAGCTGGTATCACCAATACATTCTCTTACAAAGGGATTGACCTCACTTTCCTGTTCCAGGGGGTTTATGGCAACGATGTGTACAATGCCGGCGGTAAATTTCAGTCGGCTAATGGCGATTTCTTCGACAACCAGACCAAAGACCAGCTCAACCGTTGGCAGAAACCTGGGGATGTAACCAGTGTACCACAGGCCAGACTATATGGCGCCAATGGTACCGCAGAATCTTCCCGTTATCTGTCTGATGCTTCCTATACCCGCTTAAAAACCATTACACTTGGATATTCCTTGCCAAACGTTCTGGTAAATAAACTTAAACTGCAGCGTGTACGGATCTATGCTACTGGTCAGAACCTGCTCACTTTCACCGATTACAATGGCTGGGACCCGGAAGTAAATGCCGACTTTATTGCCAGTGGCAGTAACATTGGTTTAGGTACAGACTTTTATTCGGCTCCCCAGCCGCGTACCATCACCTTCGGTATTAATCTGGGCTTTTAA
- a CDS encoding RagB/SusD family nutrient uptake outer membrane protein translates to MKKSIIYKLVIASISVFSLLSGCADKLDVQPVNTVDAKEAVKTSSDVIALLVGAYDAMGDADVYGGNVLRDAELMGDDGEIFWDGTFVAPEEIFRKSLLKNNDQANVTWSDSYEVINIANNVLDNLSVVEEAERERVEGEAKFIRGVMFFELVRTYAPAFTDGNPASNPGVPLILAPTKVIGESAKAARNTVQEVYTQVIADLTSAESLLPESNGFFATTYAAAGMLSRVYMMQQNYQAAADAANRVIDSGEFELVSDYAGEFNNGSNTDEDIFAIQVTSQDGVNEMNTFFGAAEYAGRGDIIIEDAHLAMYEEGDERFNLFYEDESGVIRTGKWINQFGNVGIIRLAEMYLTRAEANFRAGAAVGDTPVNDINVIRERAGLDPLAAVTIDDIMRERRLELAFEGHLIHDIKRTKGSVGDLPYNSTKLVFPIPQRETDVNPNLTQNAGY, encoded by the coding sequence ATGAAAAAATCAATTATATATAAACTAGTTATAGCCAGTATTTCAGTCTTTTCGCTCCTGAGTGGATGTGCTGATAAACTGGATGTACAGCCGGTAAACACAGTAGATGCAAAAGAAGCCGTAAAAACTTCTTCAGATGTAATAGCCCTTCTGGTAGGTGCTTATGATGCCATGGGCGATGCCGATGTATATGGCGGAAATGTGCTCCGGGATGCTGAATTGATGGGTGATGATGGAGAAATATTCTGGGATGGCACCTTTGTAGCTCCGGAAGAAATTTTCAGAAAGAGCCTGCTCAAAAATAATGATCAGGCAAATGTTACCTGGAGTGATAGCTATGAGGTGATTAATATCGCAAATAATGTACTGGATAACCTATCGGTAGTAGAAGAAGCTGAAAGAGAACGGGTAGAAGGAGAAGCCAAATTTATCAGGGGAGTTATGTTTTTTGAACTGGTTCGTACCTATGCACCTGCCTTTACAGATGGAAACCCTGCTTCTAATCCGGGAGTTCCGCTTATCCTTGCTCCTACCAAAGTGATTGGAGAAAGTGCAAAAGCAGCCCGTAATACTGTGCAGGAAGTATATACCCAGGTAATTGCCGACTTAACCTCTGCAGAAAGCCTGCTTCCTGAATCCAATGGTTTTTTTGCCACTACGTATGCAGCTGCTGGCATGCTATCCAGGGTATATATGATGCAACAGAATTATCAGGCTGCTGCCGATGCTGCTAACCGGGTAATCGACTCTGGTGAATTTGAACTGGTTTCTGATTATGCTGGTGAATTCAACAATGGCTCAAATACCGATGAGGACATATTTGCCATACAGGTTACTTCGCAGGATGGGGTAAATGAAATGAATACTTTTTTTGGTGCTGCAGAATATGCCGGACGCGGCGATATTATTATTGAAGATGCCCACCTGGCCATGTATGAAGAAGGAGACGAAAGATTTAACCTCTTTTATGAAGATGAATCAGGGGTAATACGTACCGGAAAATGGATTAACCAGTTTGGCAATGTGGGTATTATCCGCTTAGCCGAAATGTATCTGACCAGAGCGGAAGCCAACTTCCGGGCTGGTGCTGCCGTAGGCGATACTCCGGTAAACGACATTAATGTGATCCGGGAAAGAGCCGGCTTAGATCCTCTGGCAGCTGTTACCATTGATGATATCATGCGGGAAAGAAGACTGGAACTGGCCTTTGAAGGACACCTAATTCATGACATTAAGCGTACCAAAGGCAGCGTAGGCGATCTTCCTTACAATTCTACCAAACTGGTATTTCCGATTCCACAACGTGAAACAGATGTAAATCCAAATCTAACTCAAAACGCCGGGTATTAA
- a CDS encoding zinc-binding alcohol dehydrogenase family protein, with protein MKAAVLYSAGAAENFKLEERQLPVPQEGQVLIQVKAFGLNRSELMTRKGLSPDVNFPRVLGIECVGEVVTDPSGAYKQGQQVAACMGGMGRDYDGSYAEYTILPKQIIYPFSSTLPWEILGAIPEMFQTVHGSLNLALNIQKGESILIRGGTSSIGMLATQMAKLAGLTIIATTRKAEKEKMLLDNGASYVVIDEGSLHDKVRAIFPEGVDKMLELVGTSTLKDSLACVTPGGTGCMTGMLSEQWSIPDFAPMEFIPATVRLTIYDSGQIRSSIQEFQDFIHRVEAGQIKLNVSRVFTLKDIVEAHNFMENNQAGGKIVVLT; from the coding sequence ATGAAAGCAGCCGTATTATATAGCGCTGGAGCGGCGGAGAATTTCAAGCTGGAAGAAAGGCAACTACCTGTTCCACAGGAAGGACAGGTATTGATTCAAGTAAAAGCTTTTGGCCTGAACCGTTCGGAACTGATGACCCGGAAGGGCTTATCGCCTGATGTGAATTTTCCACGGGTATTGGGTATCGAATGTGTAGGTGAAGTAGTAACTGATCCTTCAGGAGCGTATAAACAAGGGCAGCAGGTAGCAGCATGTATGGGTGGTATGGGCCGCGATTATGACGGGAGTTATGCCGAATACACGATTTTACCTAAACAAATTATCTACCCGTTTTCCAGTACCCTTCCTTGGGAAATACTGGGTGCTATTCCGGAAATGTTTCAAACGGTGCATGGTTCCTTGAATTTGGCACTTAATATCCAAAAAGGTGAATCTATATTGATCCGGGGTGGTACATCTTCCATTGGGATGCTGGCTACACAAATGGCTAAACTTGCCGGGCTAACTATTATTGCCACCACCCGGAAGGCTGAAAAGGAAAAAATGTTGCTGGATAATGGAGCCTCTTATGTGGTGATAGATGAAGGAAGCCTGCACGATAAAGTCCGCGCTATTTTTCCCGAAGGCGTAGATAAAATGCTGGAACTTGTGGGTACCTCTACTCTGAAAGACTCTCTGGCATGCGTTACACCCGGAGGCACTGGCTGTATGACTGGAATGCTTTCCGAGCAATGGTCTATTCCTGACTTTGCACCGATGGAGTTTATACCGGCAACGGTTCGGTTAACTATTTATGACAGCGGACAAATCCGGAGTTCTATCCAGGAATTTCAGGATTTCATCCATAGGGTGGAAGCTGGTCAGATCAAATTAAACGTAAGCAGAGTGTTTACCCTTAAAGATATTGTGGAGGCGCATAATTTTATGGAAAACAACCAGGCAGGTGGGAAAATTGTGGTGTTGACTTAA
- a CDS encoding DinB family protein, whose amino-acid sequence MNYGFASAITGTKSPVGQGESEKATDQSKANVTKLVMAGYDFVLDHVKKMTPAQLNEPFKLFGRFDMSKATALAKIFEHQTHHPGQTTVYLRIAKVIPPSEKLF is encoded by the coding sequence ATGAATTACGGTTTTGCTTCCGCAATTACCGGTACAAAAAGTCCAGTAGGCCAAGGTGAATCAGAAAAGGCAACTGATCAATCTAAAGCAAATGTGACAAAGCTGGTGATGGCAGGCTATGATTTTGTGCTCGATCATGTAAAGAAAATGACACCGGCTCAGTTAAACGAACCATTCAAACTATTCGGAAGATTTGATATGAGTAAGGCAACAGCCCTTGCCAAAATTTTTGAACATCAGACCCATCACCCAGGACAAACCACTGTTTACCTGCGCATTGCTAAAGTAATACCGCCTAGTGAAAAGCTATTCTGA
- a CDS encoding Crp/Fnr family transcriptional regulator — protein MLQPLIAHFESYLPLEESEKGLLEGRITERRIKRRQLVLQAGFPCKHYSYVVEGCFKMYGVDKKGNEHNIQFAAENDWISDIGSFHSGKPSPLCIEAIEPSLILQIERQDLYFLYLNIPKLDRIFKVIIENKYVELQNHVLQNISSTAQERYDAFLEQYPTLALRLPNTQIASYLGISPEYLSEIRSDRKS, from the coding sequence ATGCTTCAACCGCTTATAGCTCATTTTGAAAGTTATCTTCCTTTGGAGGAAAGTGAAAAAGGGTTACTGGAAGGAAGAATAACCGAACGGCGGATCAAACGCCGGCAGCTCGTGTTACAGGCAGGCTTTCCCTGCAAACACTATAGCTATGTGGTAGAAGGCTGCTTTAAGATGTATGGCGTGGATAAAAAAGGAAATGAGCACAACATCCAGTTTGCCGCCGAAAACGACTGGATATCAGACATAGGCAGTTTTCATTCCGGCAAGCCCAGCCCGTTATGTATAGAAGCCATTGAGCCTTCCCTTATTTTACAAATTGAAAGGCAGGATCTCTATTTTTTATATCTGAATATCCCCAAACTTGACCGTATCTTTAAAGTGATTATTGAGAATAAATATGTGGAACTGCAAAACCACGTTCTACAGAACATCAGCTCAACGGCACAAGAACGTTATGACGCTTTTTTGGAACAATATCCTACCTTAGCCCTGCGTCTTCCCAATACACAGATTGCCTCTTACCTGGGCATCAGTCCTGAATACTTAAGCGAAATCCGCAGTGACCGCAAGTCATAA
- a CDS encoding SusC/RagA family TonB-linked outer membrane protein: MHRTLQVFIIIGLILLTNQLLYAQGSTITGKVTSAEDNSGLPGVNVLIEGTPSGTTTDAYGNYSITVPPQATLAFSYIGFITQKIAVGNQSTVNVVLKSDVTQLNEVVVAGYSIVEKKDVISSIASVSSKDFKDIPVAGIDQALQGQAPGVQVTQSSGTPGGGITVRVRGSTSISASNRPLFIVDGVPVEDGSLGLRSFGGQNDNALATINPNDIESLQVLKDASAKAIYGSRAANGVVLITTKRGKTDQKTTITADVQRGIIDPTKKLDLLNSDELLELQMEAITNLGGNPDTVGLIPGVTNAINTDWLNEIFRRGIYQQYQLSASGGSEKTRFYISGNFRDEEGVQLNNKFERYTGTVNLDHKATDKLSFGSNLTLSRTKNKRVKGDNFLDGVYSGAAASLPYYSPYDEQGNLITIGDPLYPDFPNFNPVAQALLPRFDTYTTKILGGIYAEYRFFNNLSLRTKFSTDYNSVNDDQFEPSTTAIGGSAGVGGQGYGINSSGTYATIINTNTLTFNKTLFEKHNINGLLGTEVLQRTERTSSVTGRLFPSDDFTYITSAGVVDQGSSFIVQNGLLSFFGEFKYDYNDRYFVTITAREDGSSRFGQGRRFGFFPSASGGWRVSAEPFMQNFAWINDLKLRGSYGFTGNERIGDFAFLGTWSATSYNGASGIGPAGLSNPNLQWERTREANIGVDLSMFNGRVTVTLDGYSNLTDKLLFTEPYPLTTGFGGIQGNVGKISNKGVELGLNTVNLDGNLKWTTNLNISRNINNVESLADTLPLYFGYQAAGVSGTSVLLTNHPLGTYWGLKFQGVDPATGNAIYADVNGDGEITEDDGAVIGNAQPDFIGGITNRFSFKGFDLSVFFQFSYGNEIINMTNSSLLNLGQNLQVNQIREALQRWRKPGDITSIPKYEFGNTFNNRHSSRFIEDGSYLRLKNLSLGYNLPSNWVSRIKVSNARIYASATNLWTLTPYSGGDPEVSNLDGATIGQGIDLFTLPQVRTIMLGVTVGF; this comes from the coding sequence ATGCACAGGACTTTACAAGTCTTTATTATTATTGGACTGATTCTACTGACAAACCAGCTTTTGTACGCCCAGGGTTCTACTATTACCGGAAAGGTTACTTCAGCAGAGGACAATAGCGGCTTGCCAGGTGTGAACGTACTGATAGAAGGAACCCCTTCCGGTACAACCACCGATGCGTATGGCAATTATTCCATTACAGTCCCTCCGCAAGCCACGCTGGCTTTCAGTTATATTGGATTTATAACCCAGAAAATAGCCGTTGGTAACCAGAGTACGGTAAACGTGGTGCTTAAATCAGATGTAACCCAGCTGAATGAAGTAGTAGTAGCCGGTTACAGCATTGTAGAAAAAAAAGATGTAATCAGTTCAATTGCTTCTGTTTCCAGCAAAGATTTTAAAGATATTCCCGTAGCCGGTATCGACCAGGCCTTACAAGGGCAAGCGCCCGGCGTACAGGTAACTCAATCATCCGGAACACCAGGCGGAGGTATTACAGTAAGGGTACGGGGAAGTACTTCTATTTCAGCTTCCAACCGGCCTCTGTTTATTGTAGATGGTGTTCCTGTAGAGGATGGCAGTTTAGGCTTGCGGAGTTTCGGCGGTCAGAACGACAACGCCCTGGCTACCATTAACCCCAATGACATTGAATCGCTTCAGGTATTAAAAGATGCTTCTGCCAAAGCTATTTATGGTTCCAGAGCTGCTAACGGCGTAGTATTGATCACCACCAAACGGGGCAAAACAGACCAGAAAACGACCATTACAGCAGATGTACAAAGAGGCATCATTGATCCTACCAAAAAATTAGATCTGCTGAATTCTGATGAACTGCTGGAATTACAAATGGAAGCCATCACCAATCTGGGAGGCAATCCGGATACAGTAGGGTTAATACCAGGCGTTACTAACGCCATTAATACCGACTGGCTGAATGAAATCTTCCGCAGAGGTATTTACCAGCAATACCAGCTCTCGGCTTCCGGAGGCAGTGAGAAAACCAGATTTTATATAAGCGGCAATTTCCGGGATGAAGAAGGGGTTCAATTGAACAATAAATTTGAACGGTATACCGGCACTGTAAATTTAGACCATAAGGCTACCGATAAACTCTCTTTTGGCAGCAACCTGACCTTATCCCGCACTAAAAATAAACGGGTAAAAGGCGATAATTTCTTAGATGGCGTATATTCCGGAGCGGCGGCCAGCCTTCCCTATTATTCACCCTACGATGAGCAGGGGAATCTCATTACGATTGGTGATCCTTTGTATCCTGATTTTCCGAACTTTAACCCGGTGGCACAGGCTTTATTACCCCGTTTTGATACCTATACCACTAAGATCCTTGGTGGTATTTATGCAGAATACCGCTTTTTCAACAATCTCAGCCTTCGCACCAAATTCAGCACAGATTATAACAGTGTAAACGATGATCAGTTTGAACCCTCTACTACAGCAATAGGCGGTAGTGCAGGTGTGGGCGGACAAGGATATGGAATCAATAGCAGCGGCACATATGCGACTATTATTAATACTAATACGCTTACTTTTAACAAGACTTTATTTGAAAAGCATAATATAAACGGACTGCTGGGCACTGAAGTATTACAACGGACAGAACGTACCTCCAGTGTAACAGGCAGACTTTTCCCCAGCGATGACTTCACCTATATTACCTCTGCCGGGGTTGTAGACCAGGGCAGTTCCTTTATTGTGCAAAATGGCTTATTGTCGTTCTTTGGAGAGTTTAAATATGATTACAATGACCGGTATTTTGTTACGATTACTGCCAGAGAAGACGGATCTTCCCGGTTTGGCCAGGGCAGGCGGTTCGGTTTTTTCCCTTCAGCTTCCGGTGGATGGCGTGTTTCTGCTGAGCCTTTTATGCAAAACTTTGCCTGGATCAATGACCTTAAACTCAGAGGAAGCTATGGTTTTACCGGAAATGAGCGAATTGGTGACTTTGCCTTTCTGGGTACCTGGTCGGCTACTTCTTATAATGGTGCTTCCGGTATCGGGCCTGCTGGCTTGAGTAATCCTAATTTGCAGTGGGAACGTACCAGAGAAGCCAATATTGGTGTAGATCTCTCGATGTTTAATGGCCGGGTTACAGTGACCTTAGACGGGTACAGCAACCTGACTGATAAATTACTGTTTACAGAACCCTATCCCCTTACCACTGGTTTTGGCGGGATTCAGGGAAATGTGGGCAAAATTTCAAATAAAGGTGTTGAACTTGGTTTAAATACGGTAAATCTGGATGGCAACCTGAAATGGACTACCAACCTGAACATCTCCCGTAACATTAATAATGTTGAATCGCTGGCAGATACACTTCCCTTGTATTTTGGTTACCAGGCAGCCGGCGTAAGCGGTACGAGTGTTCTGTTAACGAATCATCCGCTGGGTACCTATTGGGGCTTAAAATTTCAGGGAGTAGACCCGGCTACCGGAAACGCGATCTATGCTGATGTAAACGGAGATGGTGAAATTACAGAAGACGATGGCGCTGTAATTGGCAATGCGCAACCTGATTTTATTGGTGGTATCACCAACCGTTTCTCATTTAAAGGCTTTGATCTGAGTGTATTCTTCCAGTTCTCCTATGGCAATGAAATTATCAATATGACTAATTCTTCACTGCTGAACCTGGGTCAGAATTTACAGGTAAACCAGATCCGGGAAGCCTTACAACGCTGGAGAAAACCTGGAGACATCACCAGTATTCCTAAATATGAATTCGGCAACACCTTTAACAACCGGCACAGCAGCCGCTTTATCGAAGATGGCTCCTACCTGCGGTTAAAAAACCTGAGCCTGGGCTATAATTTGCCTAGTAACTGGGTAAGCCGTATCAAGGTAAGCAATGCCAGAATATATGCTTCCGCTACCAATCTATGGACCCTCACTCCCTATAGCGGAGGCGATCCGGAGGTAAGCAACCTGGATGGCGCTACCATCGGGCAGGGCATAGATTTATTTACTTTGCCTCAGGTACGTACCATTATGCTGGGCGTTACAGTAGGTTTTTAA